In the genome of Ziziphus jujuba cultivar Dongzao chromosome 10, ASM3175591v1, the window TATAGGCAGGTGTTAGTTGCTCTCCAACCAATATATAcatcctccaaaaaaaaaaaaaaaaaaatgtcattgaCACGCCACAACATCTCATCAACTGTATATTGATGGTAAGTAGCTTCTCAGGTGATCGTGTTAATTGATATCCAAATTCAGGATGTTTATGCTTTTACCTGATGAGCTGCTGTAAATCCTCCTCGAAGATTCTTGGGTGTTATTTCTGCTATGTTTAGATACATAATTGGCAATTGGAACACAAATATTTCCATCTGGCACATCACTAAAAGCTGGAAGTAAATGGATATATTCGGATAACTTACTACATAGGAAGCCCCATCCCACATCCTACCAGAAGTCTTCCAAGGTTCAgccaccaagaaacctttcaACCATAACTAAACACTTACAATAGGAACAGAACACCAACAACAAAGGTGTTTATTTTATTCTGAACATCTCTTTTAAAGTGAAAATCTACGATGTGAAAGCTTATCCTTGAAAGTTGCACGTGACAAAAGTTGGACATAAAAATTACACTCTGTGGAGTTGATTGCAAACTTCTACATATTGTACCAGATATAGAAAACAAAATCATTGAAATGGTAGAAAaccagagagacagagagaagaTGTAAAACCTTTGAGAAAACTATGGCAAGCCATCCTCAAATACAGATTATCTCGGAAATGCCCATTGTCTGCCACACAGAACAAACAAATTGGAATAAATTTGAAGAGTTTTGATTCGATTCAGATTGAAAATCTTACCATACATAGAGAAACAAAAACAGGGCAATAGAAAAACTTACACATCTTCTTCCTAGGTAATCTGCTATTTTCCCACTCGCTATAGCACCTATCATTGCTCCAATTGTCAATATTGAACCAAAGAGCGAATACTGCATGTGAGATAATATGATCAAAGGTATAGACTATggcaaagaaaagaaatatatatatatatatatataattttgataaaatgaaTTCTAATTTTACATGTCTTTATTGCAACATTAACATTTGAGGCAATTAGACAGCTCAAACAATATAGATACAGCAATTCACATACTGTATgtccaaaaaactaaaattctttTTGCTATGCGCAATTGTATATAAACCTGAAATTATGAAAACAAAGatgaaaagagaaggaaaaaggtATATACAAACCCCAGCCACAGTGAGGCCCAGGTCAGCACTAATTCCAGATTGAGCCGGTGAGGAATATCGAATCtgcaaatcaatatcataaactGGTCCTTCGATATCCAATAGTGGGTCAATCCTACTGCTAGAACTATCTTAAAGAATCAGAACAGTTTCTAAATGCCTTTTTCATAGgaacatatataattacatcATATTTAGGAGAAAATCCACCGACCAACTAATTGCAAATTTGCAACATACATACGGcaatcagaaaaaaaagaaaactagaattaaaaagtaataaaacaaaaacagaaaaatacttACAGACCAAAAACATAGGATCCACACACAGCAACCAAGGAGGTGACGACAACCATAGTTGTAGCTGATGAAAAAGAAGATCGATTTTCATTTGTACCAGCACTGTCTCTGCTGCTGATACTACATTCCACAGCACCAGAAGACCCATCACTACGTTTAACAGGCAGCAGAGGATCATTTAATAACCCTCCTCCTTTTTCTATGCTTTCTCTACCCATCTTTTTCTTTGCAAACCAGGTCTCTGAAAATGGAAGTCGAAAGTGAAAGACTGTGGAgtgtgaaaaataaataaaaaaaaaggagagagagggatTTGGGTGTGATATAGAAATGCTGTGAAGGTAAGTTTGTCGTTTTTCTGTTGAATTTTCAGactcttttttaatttctttcgaGTTCCATGTCATCTCTGACAACTCTTTGTCAACCTTGGTctggtaataattaattaaccacGTCCATGCCATGTCACTCTCTCCTGATTGCCTGTTAAAATTCCTTCTTTGGTAATTGGCGCAGTGCGTTTTCTTATTCGTCATACCATGCTTATTTGTTATATCAATTGGCTTtacttgtttttttctttttcatttttttctttttcattttttaaaattttcaaaattaaaattcaaatttggaaaTGGTGATGGTCACCCattaaatttccattaaaaatagaatttttttttaataataataaaatgaaataaaataaaacaatagcaCAAATAAGGACCTTTAGAATTTCTGGGGATTCTCAGTTTGAGTTTATTTGTGTACGGAAAGTTGATGGAAAacagaaaatttgaaaacatttcaatattatttagtaAAACACATTTCAAATTATTCTAATCTAATCTATTTGGCAGCTGTGTTAGTGACACGTTGAATTTTTAGATGTATAACTATTATTCTtttgtcttaaaaaaattttgtaatttgatgttactatatatatatatatatatatatatattttgtggcATCAATTGTAAAAGTCAATTTGCTCAAGAAAGAAATCAtcttctaataataataataaggtaattagtttatttttctttgttataaTCATAGTAGATCTGTCAGGTTAGtgtattttataaatgtttgtatatatttggCCTAGttggaataataataattgtatatatttttatgaatgtttattaatattttaaaaataataagataataaagctaagtttatttttctttgttacaATTATGGTTGGTAGATCTttgtttgttaatatatatatatatatatagaggatatACTACGGTGGACCATAAATATTAgtgaagattttttaaaaaaaaatatatatatatatatatgtacatcatCAATATTTGTCTTTGTATATGAAAATTCAAGGTAGGAGCTGCTTTTAAAATATTCAGCAAACGGTGAATTTGTATTATTTTGGAAACAATGATCCATTATCAATTCCAAATTAATGCTCAAGCTTGCTAAACTCAGGAATTTGACGGAATGATGCTGAAATCATATCCGTGTAGACCTAAgtaaccaaattaaaattttaacttccaaacagaaaaaaaaaaattaaaattttaaattccaacaaaaaaaaacaaaaattaataattaggaagcagaaaaaaaaattaataataatagtaagctACCTACATCAATAGTAAGCCCGTTGATTTGATTAAGCAGGGTGACATAAGAGTCGATCTTGAAGACGTGAGAATGGATGGCCAGAATTATGTGGGAGAGAATTGGGGCAGATACGTTGACGCTTTAGAAATTAACACCaccatttatttatattgtattaaGATTTTCAGCGGAGGAGAAGATTTGGAGACGTTGCAGGCCCCTGCATCTTTCTATATACAAGCAGTTAAAGATTGGGAGCAGATACAATGCTCAACCTGTGAAGTTTATTGGAATTCAAAAGAGAGAAACGTTCTAGAAAGGGAGAGTTGGAGAATAAACGGTGAACGACGTCTTCAGTGACATATATTCCCTCCAAATAGGGAATGAATATTATCAGCTATGAAACTAGCATCGTAATACATAAGAGAAGTAAGTTTCAGAATGAGCACAAaatgacaaaaagaaaatatatatatatatatataaaggtagaAACGAGGCTTATGTTATTCtctaatgtttaaaaaaaaaaaaaaacacgcgTTGAATGGAGGAGCGACCAATTTTTTGTCAACGACTATTTGACAACGTATTTTGTTGAGTACTCTGTTGACAATGACATTGCTGTTGCAATTGCAAATACTGACCCATAATTTTATACCGTGTCAACTTTTATAATAATctccattttaattttgttttttattgttcaaaaaaagatttaatttaatcaataaGGCTTAAAttagtataattttaattttttaagctgaaaataaataaggccaatcatttaaaatatttaaatttaataaattgaaatagaTCATATCAAATTTAATGGATTCAAATGatagaatttatttatcttcaatttaaaagattcaaaatatttttattgatccttcttgttgatttaattattgattGATATAATCTTAACAAAGAAAAtctccattttgtttttgtttttatttttcaaatggagttttaatttaattcattgATATCATATTAACAAAGAAATCTTAAttatcaccccaaaaaaaaaaaaaaaaaaacataaaagaaaaatcctgGTCTCTTTCTTGTCCTTAACTCTTTGCAAGTCCAATAGATTACGTAGCTGAGAGATATTCACCCACCATTTCCAtttcttatctctctctctctctctctctctctctctctctcgctctctctctctcagagcAATTGCATTATGTAAAGGATGGTGCACTAAGTACACACAAGATTATAAATtcactatatttattatttccccTATCTTCAAACTGGTGTCAATTTGCTTAAATCCTTGAAACTGATGGATTTGGCTATTCACCAAACTATCTGAAAAGCATCAGTCTTTCTCGTTTTCTATTGGCATTCCAGTCTCTTCTAAGCATTCCTATAAGTATAATACATTATATAGTATGTACCAAATAAGAAACTAATTACACATTGAGAGGAATAAAGCATGGAAGAGAGGCTACTAACAAGGTCTCCTCCTAAGGCTGATGATTAATGGCGGCCACAGTGACACAGACCCAAATGACTCCCCATCCGTGAAAAGTATAAAATGAATTATTAAATCTCAGAAGAAACTATCTGTTGCATCaacttatgatttttagatagaTATCATGTAAAAGATTACAAGAAGATCCATATagaattagaatatttttttataacaatctAATAGGGTGTATTTGGATCGATGCTagtcttaaataataatataaaagataCAATTTGTccataatcaaaatttaattaaattaagatATAATTACCTCTGCATTAGGATGCATTTGGATTATTTTGGTTTTCAGTTGCTGGGCACACTCAATGCAGAGTTCTTCATATTGATTATCAATTTATCTTCATAGTGACGCCCCCAAATACTTGAACCCATAAAGCCAATGAATATTTTCTCCACTGACACAGCGTACTCAAGTAAATCCAACAAAAACTCAACTTCATATTGGCTCCCAGCAAAGTTATTCAACTTCACCACCTTAAGATATTTACATGCGTGGTTCTGATTCACCTCCACTTCTTTAGGTATATACagatcaaaacaaaaaccaaaaccatattcaaataaatatcacTCAAAACAATttccataataaaaaaatatatatattattaaaaataaaaaattaataactttaaGGCATTATCTCTAGCGGGATGTTCTGAAAGTTTGTAATCCTACCATATGGCATTACAGATTCACTCATAATTTTTGTCAACATATAGTATAAGATAAATTCACTTAACAAAGGattattataaattagcaataaaagTATAATGGGGAACGTCGCAACAATGTTTCTTGGCAAGAAGACTTCATTACAAACtgtattttggaattttaggtaaaataaataaatatatatatatatatatatatgtagattcGCAAGGCACCTTGAATGAGAAAGTGTTCAAGAAAGGAGCTGCCTTTAGAATATCCAGCAAACGGCAAACTGGTATTATTTTGGAACAATGATCCATTATCAATTCCAAATGCTCAAGCTTGCTAAACTCAGGAAATTGAGGAAATGCAGCCGAAATAATTTCCGTGTAGACCTAAgtaaccaaattaaaattttatatttcaaccgaaaaacaaaaataattaggaagaaaaaaaacaataattataattgtaaGCTACCTACATCAAAAGTAAGTCTTTTGATTTGACTAAGCAGGGTGACATAAGCGTCGAGTTTGAAGGCCCGACCATGGATGGCAAGAATTATGTGGGAGAGATTTGGGGCAGATACGTTGACGCTTTCGAAATTAACACCGtaaattatttgtattgtattaaGGTTTTCGGCAGAGGAGGAGATTTCGAGATGTTGCAGGCCCCTGCATCTTCCTATATACAAGGAATTGAGATTGGGAGCAGATACAATGCTCAACCTGTGAAGTTTATTGAAACTCAAAAGAGAGAAACGTTCAAGAATGGGAGAGTTGGAGAATAAACGGTGAACAAGGTCTGCAGTGATATTTATTCCCTCCAAATACAAAACCCTGAGCGAATGAAAATTATCAGCTATGAAACTAGCATCATAAAACATAAGAGAATTAAGTTTCAGAGTGAGCTCTTTGACATGTTTCTCAGCAGCGAAATCCATCCGTGCCTCAATATGATGATGGTCGTCTGATCTCAAGTCCACAGCAATTACTGAAAACTCGTGCAGAGTAGGTGCCTTATGCAATTTCAATACTTGATACACCTCTATTAtcctcttcctcctcttctttCTCAAATCACGTAGCTTTATATCCGAGGACCACCCTCTGTCCAGAAAAAAACATAACCTAGGTGTAATCCGAATCGAAAGGTTCCAAATCTTATGCCATCGCCGAGAAAGCACACTCATTCTTGCTGCTTCATCTGTCGTCAACAAACACATAATTGATACCAGAATTTCAACTGGTAATTTGCTCATCTCCTCGTCTTTCTCTTTCAGCAGCGGTGGcggcctcttcttcttctttttccactGGACATCATAGGCCTCCTCCTgttcaacatcatcatcatcatgtagtatttttttgggtggaCGGAGAAAATCaaattccttcccttcttcACTCTCTTACTTTTCGCCATGTTATGTAATTTTGCTTTCTGTTTGGCCTGGAggagaaagaaaatttaaacaGACAAGATAATACAAAGTTTTTTATGTACCtaacttatatattatatatattatacacaaGCATGTTATTGCTAGGAAATAGGGTTTTGTACTCTCATGCACTCATGCCCGCCACGTATtctatcctctttttttttttttttttttgctagagGTATTCTATCCTCTTTATTTCAACAAAACCTGCACGCTTGAATAAGAGTACATGCTTGGTTCGTTGGTAACTACGAAGGGGTGCGTAAATTCCGTCTGCCCAGTCTGGGCCAGACCCAAGAAATTGGGCTCAAATGAAGCCTCTGTTGGATTCTATTCCAAATTCTTTCCACCCAATCAGTTGGTCTCCGAGTTCGGCTTAGATAAGAGATATTCattatttcacccaaaaaaaaaaaaaaaaaaaaaaaaaaaaaagatattcatATTTGTGTAAAATTAGTTGGCCAACCATCAATCTCTCTTCTAACCCCCTTATCTaacaattttctctctctctctcctatcCGCTCTTTCTACTCTCTTAATCTGTTGTGAGAAATTACAAGTTTGGGTTTACCTTTAATCTCAATCCTCTCCAAGATCCTGACAAGATGAAAAAGagttaaattgtttttaatagtataattattattattagtattatttatatatatatatatatatgcatagatTTTATGCATGTGTATGGCATGGGTGGTTTTGGCAAAACCATCCTTGCTAAACAGGTTTGTAGACAagccaaaagaagaaaaggtttttttttttttttttttaaataatgtaattatagTCACTGTATCTCAAAATCAAGACCttaaaaagattcaaaaagaaattgctGAGAAGTTACACCTAGAAAAGAGGAAAACATATTTGTAAGAGCACAAACACCATGTCAGGGACTTTGGTGTATTACATATTTGTCATGTTTTATTTAACAAGCAGTTTTTAAAATCTGATAGCTTGTCGATCCATACCCCATTATGGTAACtatattctttttaaatcttctacatacaaaaaaatctgattttatattttatttagttaaatataacaatttccACTACACCATTAAACCTATCctcatgattattattttttaagaataatgtTGAATTTATAGCTGAACCAAGTATATGCACTCAAGCAATACACGAAGATTTTAATTGGAAACAAAGAGTGAGCTAGTAATTGatcatacatatttatatatatataatagcagGAAGATTGTGAACACAAGTTTGGGATTGCTTTGGGGAGTGTTAAAATCAATTATCCTATAATTTAGAAGTATCAATTATCCTATAATTTAGAAGCATTAACAagcttaataaaataataattttcttgattatttataatttggatCATTACAAACGAGCTTTTAAAGTTAGGTAcgattcttttaaaaaaatatgattcttTAATaggcagataaaaaaaaaatcaaaattctcaaaataccattatttaattaaaattccatttataTTACCATCTACCCTACAAAATACTATTTTCAATTAAAACTCTTCTATCTAAAATAAGGTGCGCTTAATTAGTTAGCAATTCacgtttatatttaaaatatggtggatttgaggaattgaagtggcgtattattataaatgacaaaaaataaataaataaataaagctttCCTATAAAATAACAaccttaagttttttttttttaagttttattatattttttgaatctttttaaaagtaaatttaatgtaattattgataaattttttatttttaaattgaattcaaTTTTAGTATAAGAAATATCATAACTACATATAAATTCTTATCAATACTTATATACATTATATCTATTTTAGTattgtaaaatttaattaataaaatttaataaattaccaAATACTTATTTATAAGTTTTGCACTTTACATTACCGAtacaggtttttattttattttttttttaaaaaatctaagtaatttcaaattaagtttagatAAAGTTCTTGATCCTTCTTTgaattttcagatttttttaatatttactttcaaaattccatGTCATCTCGACAATTCTCTGTCAATTTACTGTGTAACAACAAATATCCAACCACGTCCATGCCATGTCACTCTCTCTTTCTTGCCCGTTACATAAATCGCCCCGGATTTGTCAGTTtccgtttattttatttatttatttattttttttttttcgcataTTGAAAGTTGACGGAAAAACTGGAAAGATATTCTAATTTATTTGGTAGGCTGGTCAGTGACACGTTGAATTTTtacagtttctttttttctataagAGATTTTATAACTTATCGTTTTTTTGGGACAATTTTGTAATATGATattgctaatttttttattttttattttttatttttttttgtttttggccaTCAATTGTAAAAGTCAATTTGCACAAGGAAGAAATTTATCTGCTATAAAATCAATAACAATgccattcatttaatttatttttggtataaaaaaaataataatgagctTCCATTTATGGGATGTTGAGTAAAAATGACAGatgttagttttatttatttattttacgtgttttttttttttttttttttttttttttgtgtgatatATGATAAATGATGAACTTACATTTATAtgtaataagttttttttatcaCTTGGATATGAATTTTCTATCACCAAGCTGATATAACATATCCGTTTCTATAAGTTTTTTACAAGGTCTTCACCATATCAAAATTGTCCATTTATATATGATAAGGTCTGCTATTAACAGTTGACACTTGGTTATGAATATTTCAgacatttgaaattaaaatatatggaCACTGGTTATGCCATTCAAAGTACTGATTGTGCTTTGTGGCTTGAAAATGGTCCGCATTGGATCCAACCTCACCTTGATTTTGATGTATCCTGCTTTTCAGTTCTAATGCAAATTTATTCTTTGATTTCAAAAAAAACAAGTGAATTCATAGAAAATAATGGcctccaaaaaaatatttaaaaaataaaaataaaaaatctcggTTACTTGTTTTTAGTCATTATTAGCGAGAAATCTTCAATGATACTTCTAAATTCATACCCTCCAAAATACTGGACGAAAGACATTGTCAAACAACCCGAAATCAACAAGAACTACTAAAATAATGGTCGTGCTTGTGTGTAAATTTGCACTTGTATTGATCTGTACACTGTTTGTATACATGAATATGAATTAAGAACACAGAAACTAATATCCTTGGTTCAAAGGAGCCTCAAAAAAGTCTAGTCACCAACACAAGTGAGAGGCCGCCCATTCTAGCAAACGTAGTGCCACTATTTGGCATTTGATAAGAAATAAAGAATAGTACCATACACAAGTCCTATATTtatgaggaaaaaagaaaaaaaaaaaaagaaaaaagaaaccagTTTGGAATTGGATGGCTGCAAACTGGATAAGAATGATAGATCCTCTCCTCTCCTTCAAACCTTCATAATCTTCTTTCAAGAATCTTCCTCAAATCTGCTACATATAGATTTTACTGCATGAGAAAGACGGGAGCTTTGTTGCATTGCACCATAAtgcaataaaattgaaaaaagtggAACAAAACAGAAATTAATTGGGCTGTATATGTTTTATACCTGTTCTTCTGTGAATAATTGCTGTAATGCCAGACCAATTTGGTCCCTCTCCCAAAGATGTCTTATGGTTGTATTAATATCACACTCCATCAACTCTTGTACAGGTTTATTTCTGTACATATTGTCATCAAACATCTCCTCATCAAAATCCGATGCTATAGAATCATCTGGCCATTCCAAATCATCAGCTCTATGGTACCCTGCATCTTCCCATTCTTCATCAAGTAGTGCCAACTTATGCAGCTGTGGAGTGCTCAGAGCTCTTTGAGAGAAACTTTTCATCTCAGGGCAGTGGCTAATGCCTACATATTTCAGTTTCGGAAATCCCATCATAAAGTTTCCTGAATAGAAGCTTGCGAGGCGGGGTAAACGACAGATATCCAAAGCTTCCAATTGACTGAAAACAATTTCACCTTCTGGTTCATTTTCCTCATTTGCAATTATTTCTGTCATGCTATTGCATATGCCAATGCACATTATTTTCAACTGTGGTAGACTTTTAGCTGTTGAGTAAGTCAATAAATTTACCATTCCATGGCATTTTGACACTTTCAGCATCATCAAATTTCTGAAAGATATCCAAGATGGTGCCAAGTTCTTTAACCTATCACATTTCAATACTTCTAAGCTAAGCAAATTCAGGAAGGCTCTGTCTATTTGGCAGTTCTCATCCCATACGTGCACCAAGTTGGGCAGTTCAGATAGCGTCAATCCTCTCAAGCCTGAAAATATACATGTCAGTTCGTCATCACCACCATGTAAGCCTTCAGATTTACCATGCCATAACACATTATTGGTAGCACACCCTTCTAGTGTCAAGTTTTTCAGCTTAGGAAAGCTGACCTGAGAAAACAAGTATCCAAGCATTAGACAATTGAATTAATTCTCTCAAGTCACAAAAAGCATGTGAGAACATTTTTagcaaaagaggaaaaaaaaaaaaaaaaaaaaggaaatataaacAGAAAAACGTTTTTTTTTCCCACCAATTCGCAGACAAGTTAGAATCATATAAGTTGGTGGCAACATAAGTACAAGTTGATATCATATAAATTGGTACATCTAAATGTAAAGTGGTAAGTTTCCAGCAATTCTCAGACAAGTTAGAATCATATAAGTTGGTAGCATAGCAATATAAGTACAAGTAAGAAATCATATAAATTGGTAGCAACATATGTACTGCTTTAGATCTCTATTATAGTTCTGTGATAAATACGAGAAAGATGaactattttatttacatttttggtATGAAGATGAACCATTTCAAATTGAACATAATGTACTATACCTTTTTGTTAAAAAAGGACATGGCAAAGTCTGAAATTAATTGCTTGCCTTTCCATTGGTTTCTACAATTTGTCTTCACTACAGAGTAAAATTGTTTAAGCCTTGGTAGATTACACAGCTTCAAGGTGCGCAGTTGAGGAAATTGAATCTTTTGGACAGTTTCATCATCAATGTTTTGAGATCTATCATCTCTTTCACAAATAATTATCTCCTCCATCATTTCACAGCTTGTAACTTCAATCTTTTCAAGTTGCAAAAGGCCCTTAGcaatggaaaatgaaaaaaggttCTTCAGTTTATTACACTCATGAATTTCAATATCTTTTAATCTACCAAAAGAATTTTCTGCAAGTTTTCCATGACATATCTTTTCGAGATCCATCAATTTTGTAAGTTGTAATAGCTCCAAACTTACGAAGGCACAACAAGTATGAATCTCTTCCATCGAGTTGATGATGTATTGAATTCCAAAATTATTTCGGAAGTGGAGATGCTTCAATTGTGGAAGACCTTCCACATCTAATTCTTGAACAACATTGTTAAAACCTGCTAATCCATTGAGATACAGCACTTCGGACTTTTTCAGTAACATTTGAAGACCATTCCCATTAAATACATCGCTCTTATTGAGCTTGAGGTTCAACTTTCTTGCAATTCCAAAATCAACGTATCTAACAAGGACATCTCCAATTACTATGTTATACCTTtccaatttctcactaaaaatTTCTTCAGACAGAATGCTGGCATCTGGTATCTGTATATGTAAAGTGGTAAGTTTATGCAAACTCTTTAACTCAATAAGACTTGCATTACTCCTTTCACCACCATCTCCTTCTACATCCCAGTCTCTAAAACTCTCTTCCATATCTAACTCTtgtaaatttatcaagtttgatatggtACCGGGTTGGATCAGTTTAAGGCTGGAACAATGCTTCAAACCTAACAATTGTAGATGAGTAAGTTGACCTATCTGATTTGGTAGCTCTTTAATATAAGATCCCGAAAGGTCAAGGATTTTTAAATTCTTCAACTCTCCAATCATAGCTATATCACTCATATCACAATACCACAAACATAGCGTTTGAAGATTCTGAAAGAAACCAAAACAAGAAGCCAATGGTTTCAAACGTATAAAATTCAACTCCAAAACTCTAAGCTCCTTCATTTCTTCAAGAAAGTGATGTGGGATTTCCAAATTTTGACCATATGGAAAATATGGATACATCCAATGCCTAAAAATATTCTGAATGCATAAACTTTTATATCTCATGCAAAATAATTGAACTTTTGGAAATTCCAACCTTTCAGGAAGTTGACAATCATAGTCAAGCTCTGATAGTGAAACTGCAATTGCGTCCTTCAGTTTTCTACCATTGAAGCACTCATCCATCTCAGCAATGCTTCTAAGATTATACATATGTCTATCTTTGGATGCAATTGAAATGACAACATCACGAACGATATCATGCATTTTAACACAGCCATTATAGTCACCATCCAACAACAAACAGCAACTCTTGAGATCTTCAATCAATGTAAGCAACTTATTTCTTGCCCCTTCCAATTTTGGGATGCATTGAAACAAACCCCAACCCATACCCAGTCTCAACAAGTGCTCACCATCTATGTTAGCATCTTCATGAAATAGACCACAAAGCAACAACAATGACTTTGATTCCTCACTTAAGCAATCATAACTCAACTTTATACTGGAGTAAACTTTTTCATGCATTCCTTTGATGTTAGTTGGGGTGGACATTCTTAGCTCTTGCAATGCATTATTCCAAACAGGAAGACTTTTTTTTCTCAACGCATTTGCAACTGTTGCAATTGCGATGGGTAAACCTGCACATTCTTTGATAATCTCGGTTGCCAAAGGTTGGATGCTTAGATTTTTAATTGTATCACCCACTATTGTCTTGAACAAATTTGTTGCTTCCCTCACAGATAAAACTCCCACCAAGAAATTCTTCTCAACACCCATATCATTACATAATACATCTTGAGATCTCGAGGTGAGCAAAATCTTGCATCCCCTTTTATCATCTCCAAAAGATATTCCAATATCATGTAACTCAAGATTCTCCCAGATATCATCCAAAATTACcagaattttcttttcttgcctCAA includes:
- the LOC125420781 gene encoding uncharacterized protein LOC125420781 isoform X1, with translation MILCCLLNVVMGLLVLWNVVSAAETVLVQMKIDLLFHQLQLWLSSPPWLLCVDPMFLVFLAVGLTHYWISKDQFMILICRFDIPHRLNLELVLTWASLWLGCYSEWENSRLPRKKMYNGHFRDNLYLRMACHSFLKGFLVAEPWKTSGRMWDGASYVVSYPNISIYFQLLVMCQMEIFVFQLPIMYLNIAEITPKNLRGGFTAAHQDVYIGWRATNTCLYWLERIWKRIRQRPHLSPICWAWTGLG
- the LOC125420781 gene encoding uncharacterized protein LOC125420781 isoform X2 is translated as MILCCLLNVVMGLLVLWNVVSAAETVLVQMKIDLLFHQLQLWLSSPPWLLCVDPMFLVLGLTHYWISKDQFMILICRFDIPHRLNLELVLTWASLWLGCYSEWENSRLPRKKMYNGHFRDNLYLRMACHSFLKGFLVAEPWKTSGRMWDGASYVVSYPNISIYFQLLVMCQMEIFVFQLPIMYLNIAEITPKNLRGGFTAAHQDVYIGWRATNTCLYWLERIWKRIRQRPHLSPICWAWTGLG
- the LOC125420781 gene encoding uncharacterized protein LOC125420781 isoform X5, encoding MGRESIEKGGGLLNDPLLPVKRSDGSSGAVECSISSRDSAGTNENRSSFSSATTMVVVTSLVAVCGSYVFGLCYSEWENSRLPRKKMYNGHFRDNLYLRMACHSFLKGFLVAEPWKTSGRMWDGASYVVSYPNISIYFQLLVMCQMEIFVFQLPIMYLNIAEITPKNLRGGFTAAHQDVYIGWRATNTCLYWLERIWKRIRQRPHLSPICWAWTGLG
- the LOC125420781 gene encoding uncharacterized protein LOC125420781 isoform X3 codes for the protein MGRESIEKGGGLLNDPLLPVKRSDGSSGAVECSISSRDSAGTNENRSSFSSATTMVVVTSLVAVCGSYVFGLFDIPHRLNLELVLTWASLWLGCYSEWENSRLPRKKMYNGHFRDNLYLRMACHSFLKGFLVAEPWKTSGRMWDGASYVVSYPNISIYFQLLVMCQMEIFVFQLPIMYLNIAEITPKNLRGGFTAAHQDVYIGWRATNTCLYWLERIWKRIRQRPHLSPICWAWTGLG
- the LOC125420781 gene encoding uncharacterized protein LOC125420781 isoform X4 translates to MILCCLLNVVMGLLVLWNVVSAAETVLVQMKIDLLFHQLQLWLSSPPWLLCVDPMFLVLFALWFNIDNWSNDRCYSEWENSRLPRKKMYNGHFRDNLYLRMACHSFLKGFLVAEPWKTSGRMWDGASYVVSYPNISIYFQLLVMCQMEIFVFQLPIMYLNIAEITPKNLRGGFTAAHQDVYIGWRATNTCLYWLERIWKRIRQRPHLSPICWAWTGLG
- the LOC125420781 gene encoding uncharacterized protein LOC125420781 isoform X7; the protein is MGRESIEKGGGLLNDPLLPVKRSDGSSGAVECSISSRDSAGTNENRSSFSSATTMVVVTSLVAVCGSYVFVGLTHYWISKDQFMILICRFDIPHRLNLELVLTWASLWLGCYSEWENSRLPRKKMYNGHFRDNLYLRMACHSFLKGFLVAEPWKTSGRMWDGASYVK
- the LOC125420781 gene encoding uncharacterized protein LOC125420781 isoform X6 — its product is MGRESIEKGGGLLNDPLLPVKRSDGSSGAVECSISSRDSAGTNENRSSFSSATTMVVVTSLVAVCGSYVFVGLTHYWISKDQFMILICRFDIPHRLNLELVLTWASLWLGCYSEWENSRLPRKKMYNGHFRDNLYLRMACHSFLKGFLVAEPWKTSGRMWDGASYVQK